AGGTAGGCGCGAAGTGCGGCTTCCACAACGTGATGGTGCTTCATCCGGTGTCGCACGGCGTACAACTTGAGGGCAGTGACCAGCTCGGTATCCAGGTAGGTGCTGTACTTCTCCCGCTCTGGCCCTTGCCGTTCCGGCTGACCCGTTTCCAAGATTTCAGGCGTTCGGGTTTTCGTGGATGTGGACTTACTGGTTTTCGTGTTTTCAGGTTTTCCTGTATCCGGGAGAATTGGGGTGCTTTCCTCAGCTTCCGTGGACTGCGTCTGAACCGCCTGCAATTTTTTGAGGGCACCACCGAACTTGCTCATGCCAGGACCTCCCGGAGAACCAGTTCGTAGTCCATATGCGCGAGTTTCGCTCGCTGGTCGCCTTTTACGTCACGAACACGGGTGCCCGCGAGCGCGGCCTTGTTAAAGGCGCTGGCCCGGCGAATGTCCCGGCTGAACACGGGCACACCGAGGTCCATCAAGGCGGCACGCGCCTCATGCCCATCGGTGCTGGGGGATGGTGGCACGTCCGTTATCAGCACCCGGTAATTCTTGATGCCACGCTCGATCAGCGGCGCCAGGGTTTTGGGGAGGGCTCGGAGGCTCAAAGCATCCGGCTTGGTGGGAACGATCAACAGGTCGACCGCTTGCGAGAGTTCCAACAGATCCCCAGCATCTTCCCCAGCTTTCGTGTCGAACACCAGATAGGTGTAAGGGCTGAGGTCCGTGGCGTCTAGATCCTCCACAGGAATCACGGTGCAGGCCAGACCTGGGCCAGCGGCCGCCCACTCCGTGGCACTCGCTGTCTTTTCGTCAGCGTCAATCAGAAGGGTCGGCCCCTTGTCAGCCAGCAAGGTGGCCAGCATGACGGCGGTCGTGGTCTTCCCGACTCCGCCCTTGTCATTCGCAATGGCGATTCTGAACATGACCCCACATTAGCGAAATCGGGCTTTCTGGTATACCCGTTTTCAGGTATTCTTGTTTTCAGGAGTAGATATGCCGTACCCACAGGTGTACAACCGGAAGACGAAACGGATGGAGTATCTGCACCGCGTAGTTGCGGCCAAGCAGTTGGGCCGAGCGCTGGAACCAGGCGAGGTCGTCCACCACATCAATGGTGACAAGCAGGACGCACGCCCAGAGAACCTAGCGGTCCTTCGCGTGGGTGAACATTCCTGGGTGGAGTGGTTGATTCGCCGCTGGCGCCGAGGCCAACCGCTTCTCCTATCTGACGCAATACCGGAAAACCTGAAAACCTGTTTTCCCGATAGTGTGTTTACCTGAAAGTCTGATTTAGCGGGTGCAGCAGGAAGTGTTCAGAAAGGTAGAACCGACAGTAATCAGCCCGAATACCTGAAAACGGGTTAGCGGGTATTCGGGCTGATTGCGACTGCGATATGACATTGCACTGGACCGCGAGAGCTA
This is a stretch of genomic DNA from Deinococcus terrestris. It encodes these proteins:
- a CDS encoding HNH endonuclease, with the translated sequence MGRALEPGEVVHHINGDKQDARPENLAVLRVGEHSWVEWLIRRWRRGQPLLLSDAIPENLKTCFPDSVFT
- a CDS encoding ParA family protein — its product is MFRIAIANDKGGVGKTTTAVMLATLLADKGPTLLIDADEKTASATEWAAAGPGLACTVIPVEDLDATDLSPYTYLVFDTKAGEDAGDLLELSQAVDLLIVPTKPDALSLRALPKTLAPLIERGIKNYRVLITDVPPSPSTDGHEARAALMDLGVPVFSRDIRRASAFNKAALAGTRVRDVKGDQRAKLAHMDYELVLREVLA